The genomic region TTTTTCAATCCAGTATGCACCGTATGTTTGGGAATTGTAGGCAGGGATGAGATACCGACCTTTGTAGGTATTGTCCTGCTGCATAGCGGATATGCCGATACTTCCGTTAAAGTTTTTGAATGTGGGATGCTCCCAAGAAATTTCTTCGGAAATCGTGCTGACATTCAAAGTCATTTGAGGCGTTGTAATTTCGCTGTTCCTGACTATATCAAATTCTTCCCTGTTGTTGAATTGTGCGGCAATCTGTATGTTCAGTTACCCGGCTTTCTCTCCGGCAAATATCTCCGGGTACTGGATAGGTTAATGGAAGAAGATTTAGTCCACAAAGTGGTAAACGTTGACGGGGGTGTAGGATATGCAAGTTGCCATAACTGTGAAGTAGTCCACAATCATAACCACTTGCATTTCAGTTGTCAAAAATGTAAATCGGTAACTTGTATAGAGGATGTGCAACCGTTATTTAAGTTGCCTAAAGGATATAAAATAAGTGAAGTCAATTTTACGGTGTCAGGGCTTTGCCCGCAGTGTTCCTGAATAGCGTAGCCGTTCCTATACTTTATCCAACGGCTTTCTCTTATCTTCCCGGACTTGTTTGAAATAGCTCGGGGTAAGCCCCGTTACTTTCTTGAACTGGTTGCTCAAATAGGCTACGCTTGAATAGTTGAGGCGCATGGCAATCTCACTTAACGACAGTTCATCATACACCAGCAGTTCTTTTACCTTTTCCACCTTTTGGGCGATAAAGTATTTTTCAATAGTTGTACCCTCTACTTCTGAAAACAGATTGGACAAGTAATTGTAATCGTGGTGCAGTTTATCGCTCAATACATCGGAAAGGTTGGTTTTTACATCACTATCCTGATGATGTACCAGGTCAATGATAATGTTCTTTATCTTTTCTATTATCCTGCCTTTTTTATCATCAATTACTTCAAACCCCAATGGCTCTAAAGTCTTGACCAAAGCCTCTTTCTCCGTAGGTGTAATTTCTTTGGTAAGGGTAACTTCGCCCAGCTTTACATTTTTAGCATCTAAACCAAGTTTATCCAATTCGTTTTGCACCACCATAATACAGCGGTCGCATACCATATTTTTAATAAAGAGTGTATTCATATCTTACTAACTGCTATATTAAGCACAATAAACAAATTTACGATTTAAGTCGAACTACGCTCGTTGCTTCCTGTCTAAATCAAGTTATCTGATTGCATTGTCTGCATAGGCGCTTTTAATTTGGGTTTTTGTTAACCTGAAGCCTCGGCCCAGGCTTCTAATTTAGTTAATTGAAACCTTGCGAAAGTTGTATTCCGCAAGGTTTTAAAACAGTGATACATCTGCCTTTGCTAATGGTCTGCATTCACCCTACAATATTAAATTATAGCAAATACTGGTACAGTTCGGCTATTGCATCGTTGTACTCTTTCTCCGCCTGCAAATAATTATTGGTAGCGGTATAAAAGTAACTTGCCTCCAAAAAATATTGGATAGTGGTTATCTCTCCGAATGATAACGCTTTATCCAATAGTTTAATACTGTTGATACTGCTTAATACTTTCTCATATTCTGCTACCGTCTTTTGCAGGTTGATATACTTTTCATACAGTTGCTTCAAATGATAATAATGTTCGTTCTTGTGCCGTGCTACCTGTACTTCTGCCACCGATAATTCAGCCTGCTTTTGCTTCACCCGATTTTTGTTTTCACACAAAGGAATGCTCACGCCTACTTTTGCACCGTAAAACTGCTGCCCTAAAATACCCTGATAATGAAAACCCACTTCAAATTTTGGCAGGGTCAATGCCTTAGTAACTTCAATATCCTTTTGGGCTACTACGGTCTGTTGTGTCAAATATTTTCTTACCGGGTCTTTGTATTCAATTGTTTCTTCCAATTCTTCAAATGCAGGAACGGGCTTATATTCAGGGTATATGGCATCGTTAAAGACTATCTCTATACCGCCGTTAAGTTCCGTCAGTTTTTGATGAAGTTGGTTGATAGCGGAAATGTTCAACTGATAATCTTTATTAATCTCAATCAATTGAAGTTTAGCCTTATTCACGTCCAGCACATTACCTTCGCCCTTATCCAGTTTGGTCTGAAAGTCGGTCAGGAACTTTTCGGTTTTTGTTTTCCGTTCTATAATTCTTTCCTGAAGTTTATTGCGGTATATCAGTTCAATGCAAATCTTTTTCGCTCCCAATAATATTTCCTGCCTGTTGGCTGTTAGCGAAAAATCTGCCTGCTTACTCTGCTCGCCAGCCAATGCTTTCTTTTTACTGTAAACCGTGGGAAAGTCGAAACGCTGCAAGACGTTAATGTCCGTTTGGTTGCCCGCAATGGCATAGGGTGAGCCACGCATAAAATCGTAGCTGACCACAGGGTCGTACAGCGTATTGCCCGTATGGTACAATAACTTCTGCGCATCCCAATATTTGCTTTGGGTTTGCAGCGTTTTATTGTTCTTGGCAACATCAGACAAGACGGTTTCCAATCCTGACTGTGCCTGCAATTGTATGGTAAAAACGCACATACAGATTGCCGTTAAAAATTTTATGTTCATGCTTTAGCTGCTTTTTTGTTAGATAAATAGTACACCGCCGGAACAATAAAAATGTTGAGCA from Sphingobacterium sp. BN32 harbors:
- a CDS encoding TolC family protein; translation: MNIKFLTAICMCVFTIQLQAQSGLETVLSDVAKNNKTLQTQSKYWDAQKLLYHTGNTLYDPVVSYDFMRGSPYAIAGNQTDINVLQRFDFPTVYSKKKALAGEQSKQADFSLTANRQEILLGAKKICIELIYRNKLQERIIERKTKTEKFLTDFQTKLDKGEGNVLDVNKAKLQLIEINKDYQLNISAINQLHQKLTELNGGIEIVFNDAIYPEYKPVPAFEELEETIEYKDPVRKYLTQQTVVAQKDIEVTKALTLPKFEVGFHYQGILGQQFYGAKVGVSIPLCENKNRVKQKQAELSVAEVQVARHKNEHYYHLKQLYEKYINLQKTVAEYEKVLSSINSIKLLDKALSFGEITTIQYFLEASYFYTATNNYLQAEKEYNDAIAELYQYLL
- a CDS encoding AraC family transcriptional regulator produces the protein MNTLFIKNMVCDRCIMVVQNELDKLGLDAKNVKLGEVTLTKEITPTEKEALVKTLEPLGFEVIDDKKGRIIEKIKNIIIDLVHHQDSDVKTNLSDVLSDKLHHDYNYLSNLFSEVEGTTIEKYFIAQKVEKVKELLVYDELSLSEIAMRLNYSSVAYLSNQFKKVTGLTPSYFKQVREDKRKPLDKV